From a single Drosophila sulfurigaster albostrigata strain 15112-1811.04 chromosome 3, ASM2355843v2, whole genome shotgun sequence genomic region:
- the LOC133845664 gene encoding mucin-19 isoform X13, with product MDLSLERDSSALGSLFQQIINDMKNTSPLWEDFVAKASKLHTCLRAAIQAIAAYLDAFQKIADAATNSRGASKEIGTALTRVCLRHKAVETRLKTFTSAIMDCLVQPLQDKIEDWKRTVATIDKDHAKEYKRCRSELKKRSSDTLRLQKKARKGQTDNSLQSLMDSHMQDVTLRRAELEEVEKKSLRAAMVEERLRYCSFVHMLQPVVHEECEVMSELGHLQEAMESIALVTKEPSVLPQASEELIHDAKASINLYPESPGGGSGSQGGGCSNSLGSRKSSVCSISSMNSSGSSNSPGHHHYQRSLSQFVTPAIRLKPGESSDSGFCSSPALTTQVSNATNQTHAVSTWPPHSQDAVDALPPTADRPHTISTTYEKGHQRPPLTVYTFQNPETIHESNSSGSLIPATVPTGNGSASGQNTPATQKSPAASLSRPPLPVKPAHVRCSSLERPLSAQSNHRQNSGQNLLQRQCPSPIPAHITKELSAAHHAQQQQQQQQQQQQSQPQQPQTPPTYANLSELAAIKLTNQQQSQQQQQPQTQTQQQHQQQHQPLLQQQSSIDSICSQHSNDSSTSSLQQQLLQHQQSQQAHISNSSSSLNHQQQQQQQQQQSVHGSGLGTRSHSISSSVSTSTASSLHSHPSIDSAVAASLVGCVAGGGGHTNNTNTNTNTSTTTPSSGCSTPQNHYSPLLTNSPTSTAAGTPSGGSIASGLGLGFVYQVSSPTPPASANSTTDVLKITEPGQPTTAEASETTESDERSRASVLQKASMFEKQAAAAAAAPIPTTIAAAVAGGGGGVTTGAVGGVIGGVARRSEELRAVEQQEMDKSFEDSIQALNNLIGELDSFQREIDEGKGKQQQQQQHSSNINSNNISGNNSNSGSNNNNSSNSGASSNTSNDNNNCNTDLLLPSSNIDCCAISNQTNSSGCGTDISDTTSEELAGEEGSLAAARRHQQLGASDSELSRCYVSETSSLTGGILAGGYENPTFAHFAANRDDPYNGSGNGSDSRSLYASAADSISLAASDSVCMSQQPRHAYVDNCSDGGSAVVVIYDHTIPNTPDIEFVKQNSEIVLLRTKDPQQLQLHEMRELQQLPDNLAGSPESPDAASGGGVGGGGRLQPATATVAPAKQRLSSFRASSEQQLQLLGRASPQHRGTDKLRVSEEQRQQPQQPQPQQQQQQQQQLLSDSSSNVAGAVRRKLPPKPISLSIFNGPALDVASSNSSKPVIPRKFDFKADLDAKIRQQKQKVQQQLQQQQQQQQQQQLNSPQQDQQQQQSPQQHSPQSPQNANTATTTTATSTANCNVTNKPAVIASAIASASINQNHRMPNQTSLSSSATSNHAPYKTPTTTATFSSPTSNASASPSSLSASSPGAKLSLPSLSSSSSALSATALPPPHVPAKPTSTPTPTTTTTTPQLPPPTTNSYACSNLNANANANPQAKPCITPRPASLSGGAGGGGGGAAMGSSTRIARRSSINQAKPPPPVRRSSSVTPSPNNVGQPQHQQHSSSNHNSHAYQQQSLSLSNSSEHLPPPPAFMLEATTAYSTSPTPPAAMPSSALKVSETVRALAAMRHQPASPVALRRMHQQQQQQQQLQQQQQQSLLQSFRTSSPSGSIYAQPKLVNNMSSFRTSSPSPNGHAHPLPPTQPKANPNLIAQLNARLNSKQQQQQHQQQQQQHVAEGIYGNAGGVGVGGGESIYMRGGNGLSMSQQQQQQQHYDAAQATANMRQHQQQHQLQQQQQQHYTCPPPLEDPPPPPIYSATMPKKMARPSVGHSNSNNMGNHLVNAYAAASNSATLPKNILQQQRLQQQQQQQHQQQLQQQQLQQQQYQQPTGINVGNGHANQRPPMPLPQQQQHAQQQQQQQQRQPPIPSRHSSVQQKIFVSTNPFIQTTAVKFHSPSSVHSTPAASPTCGSPASSATMASIYGTTARGGAAHHQQQQQQQYHHQQQQHQQQQQQQQQHYYRDVAGGNSNGGVYYASHNNVHAHGHSNAHAHANANANVNANANAHTPHMPHVQAHHSNYATSTNIEKTGSIRAKTKAEFLENLNAKLAKQGMSGRAFAVRNLINSKALPDPRICHESLMDQIKRGATLKRNQKINDRSAPKIH from the exons CGCTGCCATTCAGGCAATTGCCGCCTATTTGGATGCCTTCCAAAAGATTGCCGATGCGGCCACCAATTCCAGAG GTGCATCCAAGGAGATTGGCACCGCCCTGACCCGTGTTTGTCTGCGCCACAAGGCGGTCGAGACCCGTTTGAAGACCTTCACCAGCGCAATTATGGATTGCCTGGTGCAGCCGCTGCAGGACAAGATCGAGGACTGGAAGCGCACAGTGGCCACCATCGATAAGGATCATGCCAAAGAGTATAAACGCTGTCGCAGTGAACTAAAGAAGCGCTCCAGCGACACGCTGCGTCTGCAGAAGAAGGCACGCAAGGGACAGACGGACAACAGCCTGCAGTCATTGATGGATTCGCACATGCAAGATGTGACTTTGCGACGCGCCGAACTCGAGGAGGTCGAGAAGAAGTCACTACGTGCGGCGATGGTCGAGGAACGATTGCGTTACTGCAGCTTTGTGCACATGCTGCAGCCCGTGGTGCATGAGGAATGCGAGGTGATGTCCGAACTCGGTCATCTGCAG GAGGCTATGGAATCCATTGCTTTGGTCACCAAGGAGCCCAGCGTTTTGCCACAGGCTTCGGAGGAACTGATTCACGATGCCAAGGCTAGCATTAATCTATATCCCGAATCGCCTGGCGGTGGCTCTGGCTCCCAAGGTGGCGGCTGTTCCAATTCCTTGGGCTCACGCAAGAGTTCCGTCTGCTCCATTAGCAGCATGAACAGCAGCGGCTCCAGCAACTCGCCGGGACATCATCACTATCAACGCTCGCTATCGCAG tttGTAACGCCCGCAATTCGCTTGAAACCTGGTGAATCCAGTGATAGTGGCTTTTGCTCATCGCCAGCGCTAACAACACag GTTTCGAATGCCACCAACCAGACGCACGCTGTATCCACTTGGCCGCCACATTCCCAGGATGCTGTGGACGCGCTGCCACCGACTGCTGATCGTCCGCATACGATTTCAACCACCTATGAGAAGGGTCATCAGCGTCCGCCATTGACTGTATACACGTTCCAGAATCCCGAGACCATACACGAGtccaacagcagcggcagcctcATACCCGCAACGGTGCCGACTGGCAACGGTTCCGCCTCGGGTCAGAATACGCCGGCAACACAGAAATCGCCGGCAGCATCGCTCAGTCGTCCTCCATTGCCAGTG AAGCCGGCACATGTG CGCTGCTCGTCGCTGGAGCGTCCGTTGTCGGCGCAGAGCAATCATCGCCAGAACAGTGGCCAGAATCTGCTGCAGCGTCAGTGCCCCTCACCGATTCCGGCTCATATCACGAAAG AGCTGTCAGCAGCACAtcatgcacaacaacaacagcagcaacagcaacaacagcagcaatcacagccacagcaaccacaaacCCCGCCAACCTATGCTAACCTATCTGAGCTGGCGGCAATCAAACTAACCAATCAGCAAcagtcacagcagcaacagcaaccacagacacagacacaacagcagcatcagcaacaacatcaaccattgttgcagcaacaaagcaGCATTGATTCGATTTGTTCGCAGCATTCGAATGACTCTTCGACAAGTTcgttgcagcaacagttgctgcagcatcagcaatcGCAGCAAGCgcacatcagcaacagcagcagcagcctcaatcatcagcagcaacagcaacaacagcagcagcaatcagtACATGGCAGTGGCCTTGGCACACGCTCCCATTCCATATCGTCGTCGGTGTCCACAAGCACAGCCTCATCGTTGCACTCGCATCCATCCATTGACTCGGCTGTGGCCGCCTCGCTTGTGGGCTGTGTTGCTGGTGGTGGCGGGCATACAAACAACACCAataccaacaccaacacaagCACCACAACGCCCTCGAGCGGCTGCTCAACGCCACAGAATCACTATTCACCACTGTTAACCAACTCACCCACGTCCACTGCTGCAGGTACTCCAAGCGGCGGCAGCATTGCCAGCGGTCTCGGTCTCGGCTTCGTCTATCAGGTCAGCTCACCCACGCCCCCCGCCTCCGCCAACTCCACCACCGATGTGCTAAAGATCACCGAGCCAGGACAACCGACGACAGCCGAAGCCAGCGAAACCACCGAGAGCGATGAGCGTTCTCGTGCCTCGGTGCTGCAGAAGGCATCCATGTTTGAGAAGCAggcagcagccgctgcagcagctccaATCCCCACAACTATAGCTGCAGCTGTAGCTGGCGGTGGAGGAGGAGTCACAACCGGAGCAGTTGGCGGAGTCATTGGTGGCGTTGCTCGACGCTCGGAGGAACTGCGCGCTGTGGAGCAACAGGAAATGG ACAAATCTTTCGAAGACTCGATTCAAGcacttaacaatttaattggcGAATTAGACTCTTTTCAACGTGAGATCGATGAGGGCAAgggcaagcagcagcagcaacaacagcacagcagcaacatcaacagcaacaacatcagtggcaacaatagcaacagcggcagcaacaacaataacagcagcaacagcggtgccagcagcaacaccagcaacgacaacaacaactgcaacactGATCTCCTGCTacccagcagcaacatcgactGCTGTGCCATCAGCAACCAGACGAACTCCAGTGGCTGTGGCACCGATATCTCCGACACCACGTCGGAGGAACTGGCCGGCGAGGAAGGCAGTCTGGCAGCAGCCAGGCGACATCAGCAACTGGGTGCCAGCGACTCGGAGCTGAGTCGTTGCTATGTGAGCGAGACGAGTTCGCTGACCGGCGGCATATTGGCTGGTGGCTATGAGAATCCCACGTTCGCGCACTTTGCCGCCAATCGTGATGATCCCTACAATGGCAGCGGCAATGGCAGCGACAGTCGATCGCTGTACGCCTCGGCGGCCGATAGCATTTCGTTGGCTGCATCCGACAGCGTGTGCATGAGCCAGCAGCCGCGACATGCGTATGTGGACAATTGCAGTGATGGCGGCAGTGCTGTCGTTGTGATCTATGACCATACTATACCCAATACGCCGGACATTGAGTTTGTCAAGCAGAACTCGGAGATTGTGCTGTTGCGCACCAAAGATCCgcagcaattgcagttgcacgAAATGCGCGagctgcaacagttgcccGACAATTTGGCTGGCTCACCCGAGTCGCCTGATGCCGCTTCTGGCGGGGGAGTTGGAGGCGGTGGCCGTTTACAGCCGGCCACAGCAACTGTGGCGCCGGCCAAGCAACGCCTCTCATCGTTTCGGGCATCCAGCgagcaacagctgcagttgctgggACGCGCTAGTCCACAACACAGAGGTACGGATAAGCTTAGAGTTAGTGaagagcaacggcaacagccacagcaaccgcagccacaacaacagcagcagcaacagcaacagttgctgagTGATAGCAGCAGTAATGTTGCTGGTGCCGTGCGGCGCAAGCTGCCGCCAAAGCCCATCAGCCTGAGCATATTTAATGGGCCAGCGCTAGATgtggccagcagcaacagcagtaagCCAGTGATACCTAGAAAGTTTGACTTTAAGGCCGATTTAGATGCCAAGATACGCCAGCAGAAACAGaaagtgcagcagcaattgcagcagcagcagcagcagcaacaacaacagcagctcaaCAGTCCGCAACaagatcagcagcagcaacaatcaccACAACAACACTCACCACAGTCGCCCCAAAACgccaacacagcaacaacaacaacagcaacatcaacagcaaactGTAATGTCACTAATAAACCTGCCGTTATTGCAAGCGCAATTGCATCCGCATCCATAAACCAAAATCATAGAATGCCAAATCaaacatcattatcatcatcagcaacatcaaatCATGCGCCATACAAAAcgcccacaacaacagcaacattctCATCACCAACATCAAATGCATCtgcatcaccatcatcattatcagcaAGTTCTCCTGGGGCCAAATTGTCATTgccatcattatcatcatcatcatctgcatTATCAGCAACTGCGCTGCCTCCGCCCCATGTGCCCGCTAAGCCAACGTCCACGCccacgccaacaacaacaacaactacaccaCAACTTCCACCACCCACAACCAATTCATATGCGTGCTCCAATctcaatgccaatgccaatgccaatccCCAAGCCAAACCGTGCATAACGCCAAGGCCGGCATCGCTGTCGG GAGGAGcaggaggcggaggaggaggagcagcaaTGGGCAGCTCAACACGCATCGCACGTCGTTCATCCATTAATCAGGCCAAACCGCCGCCACCGGTGAGACGCAGTTCATCGGTGACTCCAAGCCCCAACAATGTCGGG cagccgcagcatcagcagcacagcagcagcaaccacaactcTCACGCATATCAGCAACAGTCGCTATCGCTGAGCAACTCTAGCGAGCatttgccgccgccgccggcTTTTATGCtggaggcaacaacagcatatTCCACATCGCCCACGCCGCCAGCAGCGATGCCCAGCTCAGCGCTCAAGGTGTCGGAGACAGTGCGTGCTCTGGCCGCCATGCGGCATCAGCCTGCCTCGCCTGTTGCTCTGCGTCGCatgcatcagcagcagcagcaacaacaacaattgcaacaacagcagcaacagtcttTATTGCAG TCGTTCCGCACTTCATCGCCTAGTGGCAGCATCTATGCGCAACCCAAACTGGTGAACAACATGTCCAGCTTTCGCACCAGCAGCCCCAGCCCCAATGGCCATGCCCATCCACTGCCACCGACACAGCCCAAGGCGAATCCGAATCTAATTGCACAGCTCAATGCACGGCtcaacagcaagcagcaacagcaacagcaccaacaacaacaacagcaacatgttgccgaGGGCATTTATGGCAACGCTGGTGGAGTAGGAGTAGGAGGAGGTGAATCCATTTACATGCGTGGCGGCAATGGTTTGTCCatgtcacagcagcagcaacagcagcaacactacGACG CTgcgcaagcaacagcaaacatgcgacaacaccaacagcagcaccagctgcaacagcaacaacagcaacattatACATGTCCACCACCGCTTGAAGAtccgccaccgccgcccaTTTATTCAGCAACCATGCCCAAGAAAATGGCACGCCCCAGTGTTggtcacagcaacagcaacaacatgggCAACCATTTGGTCAACGCATATGCTGCTGCCTCCAACAGTGCCACGTTGCCCAAAAACatattgcagcagcaacgcttgcagcaacaacaacagcagcagcaccagcagcaattgcaacagcagcaactacaacagcagcaatatcaACAGCCAACAGGCATCAACGTTGGCAATGGGCATGCTAATCAGCGACCTCCGATGCcgctgccacagcagcagcaacatgcccagcagcagcagcagcaacaacagcgacagccacCCATACCATCGCGTCATTCCAGTGTGCAGCAAAAGATATTCGTATCAACGAATCCATTCATTCAAACCACAGCCGTCAAGTTTCATTCGCCATCGTCGGTGCACTCGACGCCAGCTGCCTCGCCCACCTGTGGCTCGCCCGCATCATCGGCAACCATGGCCAGCATTTATGGCACCACGGCTCGTGGCGGTGCTGCacaccatcagcagcaacagcagcagcaataccatcatcagcaacagcaacatcaacagcagcagcagcagcagcaacaacattattaTCGCGATGTTGCtggcggcaacagcaatggcgGCGTTTATTATGCCAGCCACAATAACGTCCATGCCCACGGACACTCGAACGCCCACGCACACGCCAATGCCAACGCAAATGTGAacgcgaatgcgaatgcgcaTACGCCCCATATGCCCCATGTCCAGGCACATCATTCAA ACTATGCCACAAGCACCAATATCGAAAAGACTGGCAGCATACGTGCCAAGACCAAGGCTGAATTTCTCGAGAATCTCAATGCGAAGTTGGCCAAGCAGGGCATGTCTGGACGTGCATTTGCAGTGCGAAATCTGATCAATAGCAAGGCCCTG CCGGATCCACGTATATGTCATGAGTCGTTGATGGATCAGATAAAACGAGGCGCGACCCTGAAGAGGAATCAGAAGATCAACGATCGCAGTGCGCCcaaaatacattaa